One segment of Marvinbryantia formatexigens DSM 14469 DNA contains the following:
- the alaS gene encoding alanine--tRNA ligase produces MKQYGVNELRKMFLDFFQSKGHLAMKSFSLVPHNDKSLLLINSGMAPLKPYFTGAEIPPRRRVTTCQKCIRTGDIENVGKTARHGTFFEMLGNFSFGDYFKHEAIAWSWEFLTEVVGLDADRLYPSVYLEDDEAFDIWNKEVGIPAERIFRFGKEDNFWEHGAGPCGPCSEIYYDRGEKYGCGKPGCTVGCDCDRYIEVWNNVFTQFENDGNGNYTELQQKNIDTGMGLERLAVVVQDVDSIFDVDTIEALRNKVCEFAHTEYKTDEKKDVSIRLITDHIRSATFMISDGIMPTNEGRGYVLRRLIRRAARHGRLLGISGKFLSELSATVIEGSKDGYPELEEKKDFIFKVLTQEEDKFNKTIDQGLSILSGMESKMEAEGVKTLAGRDAFTLYDTYGFPLDLTKEILEEKGYTIDEEGFKAAMEEQRTKARNAREVTNYMGADATVYDEIDPSVTTEFVGYDKLEYTSKITVLTTEKEITEAVSDGENATIFVEQTPFYATMGGQEGDTGVIRTADAEFEVEDTIKLLGGKVGHVGRVTKGMFKVGDEVTLSVSPKKRADTCKNHSATHLLQKALKTVLGAHVEQKGSLVTPDRLRFDFAHFAPMTAEEIAKTEALVNEQIAASLPVVTQIMNIEEAKKTGAMALFGEKYADDVRVVSMGDFSKELCGGTHVSNTGMITTFKIVSESGIAAGVRRIEALTGDGVFAYYHNLEQQLAEAAKAVKATPATLLDRLHHLTEELKAAQSEVESLKSRLAKDALGDVMDNVKEVKGVKLLAAKLEGVDMNGLRDLGDQLKEKLGDGVIVLASVNDGKVSLLSMATDGAQKQGAHAGNLIKGIAALVGGGGGGRPNMAQAGGKNPAGVEDALAKAAEVLESQIK; encoded by the coding sequence AAAGGTCATCTGGCAATGAAGAGCTTTTCTCTGGTACCCCATAATGATAAGAGCCTTCTGCTCATCAATTCCGGCATGGCGCCCTTAAAGCCATATTTTACCGGGGCGGAGATTCCGCCGCGCAGAAGGGTGACGACCTGTCAGAAATGTATCCGTACCGGTGATATTGAAAATGTCGGCAAGACGGCGCGTCACGGCACGTTTTTCGAAATGCTTGGCAATTTCTCCTTCGGAGACTATTTTAAACATGAAGCGATTGCCTGGTCCTGGGAATTTCTCACGGAAGTGGTAGGGCTGGATGCAGACCGCCTGTACCCGTCCGTGTATCTGGAGGATGACGAGGCGTTTGATATCTGGAATAAAGAAGTCGGCATTCCGGCGGAGCGTATTTTCCGCTTCGGCAAGGAGGACAACTTCTGGGAGCACGGCGCAGGTCCCTGCGGTCCGTGTTCGGAGATTTACTATGACCGCGGCGAAAAATACGGCTGCGGAAAGCCGGGCTGCACGGTGGGCTGCGACTGCGACCGCTATATCGAGGTCTGGAACAATGTATTTACCCAGTTTGAGAATGACGGAAACGGCAATTACACAGAGCTGCAGCAGAAAAATATCGATACCGGCATGGGACTGGAGCGTCTTGCCGTTGTCGTGCAGGATGTGGATTCCATTTTTGACGTGGACACCATTGAGGCGCTGCGCAACAAGGTCTGCGAGTTTGCGCACACCGAATACAAAACGGATGAAAAGAAGGATGTTTCTATCCGTCTGATTACTGACCATATCCGTTCCGCTACATTTATGATTTCCGACGGCATCATGCCGACGAATGAGGGCAGAGGTTATGTGCTCCGCCGTCTGATCCGCCGTGCGGCGCGTCACGGAAGACTGCTGGGTATCTCCGGCAAGTTTCTGTCCGAGCTGAGTGCGACGGTGATCGAGGGTTCGAAGGACGGCTATCCGGAGCTGGAGGAGAAGAAAGACTTTATCTTCAAGGTGCTGACACAGGAGGAAGATAAATTTAATAAGACGATCGACCAGGGCTTAAGCATTCTTTCCGGTATGGAAAGCAAAATGGAAGCGGAGGGCGTAAAGACGCTGGCAGGCAGGGATGCGTTTACTCTGTACGATACCTACGGCTTCCCGCTGGACCTTACGAAGGAGATCCTTGAAGAAAAGGGCTACACCATCGACGAAGAGGGCTTTAAGGCGGCGATGGAGGAGCAGCGCACCAAGGCGCGCAATGCCCGCGAGGTGACAAACTACATGGGCGCGGACGCTACGGTGTATGATGAAATAGACCCGTCCGTGACGACGGAATTTGTCGGCTATGATAAGCTGGAATATACCTCAAAGATTACCGTACTGACGACAGAGAAGGAGATTACCGAGGCGGTTTCCGACGGTGAAAATGCGACGATTTTTGTAGAGCAGACGCCGTTTTATGCGACGATGGGCGGTCAGGAGGGCGACACTGGCGTAATCCGCACAGCGGACGCGGAATTTGAGGTGGAGGACACCATTAAGCTGCTGGGCGGCAAGGTCGGACATGTCGGCAGAGTGACGAAGGGCATGTTCAAGGTGGGCGACGAGGTGACGCTTTCTGTTTCTCCGAAAAAGCGCGCGGATACCTGCAAAAACCACAGCGCGACGCATCTGCTGCAGAAGGCGCTCAAAACAGTGCTTGGTGCGCATGTGGAGCAGAAGGGGTCTCTTGTCACGCCGGACAGACTGCGTTTTGACTTTGCGCATTTTGCTCCGATGACGGCGGAGGAGATTGCAAAGACGGAGGCGCTGGTAAACGAGCAGATCGCGGCTTCCCTTCCGGTTGTCACGCAGATCATGAACATTGAAGAAGCAAAGAAGACGGGTGCGATGGCGCTGTTCGGCGAAAAGTATGCGGATGATGTGCGCGTGGTCTCGATGGGCGATTTCTCAAAGGAGCTCTGCGGCGGTACGCATGTATCCAATACGGGCATGATTACGACCTTTAAGATTGTCTCCGAATCCGGTATCGCGGCGGGCGTGCGCCGTATCGAGGCGCTGACCGGCGACGGTGTATTTGCATATTATCACAATCTGGAGCAGCAGCTTGCTGAGGCGGCAAAGGCTGTGAAGGCAACGCCGGCGACACTGCTCGACCGTCTGCATCATCTCACAGAGGAGCTGAAGGCGGCGCAGAGCGAGGTGGAATCCTTAAAGAGCAGACTGGCGAAGGATGCCCTCGGCGACGTTATGGATAACGTGAAAGAGGTAAAAGGCGTGAAGCTGCTGGCTGCGAAGCTGGAGGGCGTTGATATGAACGGGCTGCGCGACCTCGGCGACCAGTTAAAAGAAAAGCTTGGCGACGGTGTTATCGTTCTGGCAAGCGTCAATGACGGAAAGGTCAGCCTGCTTTCGATGGCGACAGACGGCGCGCAGAAGCAGGGCGCGCACGCGGGCAACCTTATCAAGGGAATCGCGGCGCTGGTCGGCGGAGGCGGCGGCGGTCGTCCGAATATGGCGCAGGCAGGCGGAAAGAATCCGGCAGGCGTGGAGGACGCGCTTGCAAAGGCAGCAGAGGTGCTGGAGAGCCAGATAAAATAA